The genome window ATGTCGGTCCCGCCGGCGAAGAAGTCCTCTTTCTTGTTCTCGTACGGGAAATGCTCGATCAGCTTCACGTTCTCGGACTTGTCTTCCTCCGCGGCCGGGCGCGCGCCGGCGGGAGCCGCCAGGAGGCCGGCCACGAGGCCGAGCGTCACAGCGAGGGCGAGGCGTCGGTTCATGTCGAGTTGTCCCCTTCGGTCGTTATCGGTTGAGGAGTAGGTTCGCCCCCTGGCGTCGCCCTCCTGCACGCCCAACACCGCTCACACAGGGAACCCGAGCCCGGAGCGACTCGGGCCTCGGCGGGGTAGGACCGCTAGTTCTTCGTCCGGAGATGTCGACCGACGGACTTGTGCTGACACCTGGTGACAAAGAAGCCGCGGAGAGCTTCGCTGCGGATCAGTGGTGCGTGGCGGCGCGGACCAAGGCCGCTAGGACCCGTAGGTCTCTCTTGAAGATCCGGTACATGATCGGCTTGAAAGCGGTCATGCCGACGGCCCCCGCGACCCCGACTGGCGGGTAGAGCTCCTCGCGCCAGTAGAGGTGGGTCCGCTCGCCGCCCAGCTTCGTAAGGAAGATGTCGCCGACGCCCGAGACCCAGCCCTCGTGGGCGATGCCGAGGTGCTTCTCCGGCTCCCAGGCAGTGATCCTCACGCGGTCGCGGGTGCTGATCCCCCCGATCTTCACGGTCGCCTCGGCCTCAACGCCGACGCCCTCGCGGTGCTCCGAGAGCACCACGAAATCCGAGGCCTCCAGCATCCAGTCCCCCTGGTGCTCCCAATCCGTAATGAGACGCCACACGACCGCGGGGGGGCCGGGCATCGTCTCGGACATCTCGAGGGTCACCGGCCACCCGGTCTTGATGACGCTTGCCATCTAGGAGGTGAGTCTCTGGC of Actinomycetota bacterium contains these proteins:
- a CDS encoding SRPBCC family protein, with product MASVIKTGWPVTLEMSETMPGPPAVVWRLITDWEHQGDWMLEASDFVVLSEHREGVGVEAEATVKIGGISTRDRVRITAWEPEKHLGIAHEGWVSGVGDIFLTKLGGERTHLYWREELYPPVGVAGAVGMTAFKPIMYRIFKRDLRVLAALVRAATHH